One Thauera sp. K11 DNA window includes the following coding sequences:
- a CDS encoding response regulator, with protein MPVPDPLNVLVVESQPTMRTQLRTMLASIGLEGAQFAPSANIAMRRLRERRYDLILCEYHLGDGQDGQHLLEDLRQHEIIPLDTLFVMISGEMNYERVVSTCELAPNDYILKPLTAETLRVRLQRAFDKRDAFLPAWQAIGIGDTLGAIALCREAHDRHPPYQIDFMRLQAELHQSIGQFDQAETLYRQILELKPIPWAELGLARTLMLRKRHGEAEDILARLVAANERFIEAYDLLTRLREETGRTAAARDMLRSATERSPYRLKRLRHLGELSLTVGDPAAAETAFAEVVRKGKYSDFADPEDHVRLVQAQLAQMKLDQAATSISDLDRYLGRQPKGELCKALCTAMLNARAGDLQRARDALQAASRASRRGAQLSVGLRQELVKACFDHQMGDEGSELVVDILRTAADERSIESTRELLKARGLESLSRQIEARVQEEVKSLITVGAEKARAGDFDGAVAEMMNAARKMPGNPQVLFNAALALMRHIEHRGWNDALAAQARGLIDRARKLSPASPRLAALTEFMHQQIKRYGIRPGRVMARPRPF; from the coding sequence ATGCCCGTTCCCGATCCGCTCAACGTCCTCGTCGTCGAAAGCCAGCCCACCATGCGCACCCAGTTGCGCACGATGCTGGCCTCGATCGGCCTGGAGGGCGCGCAGTTCGCCCCCTCCGCGAACATCGCCATGCGGCGGCTGCGCGAGCGGCGCTACGACCTGATCCTGTGCGAATACCACCTCGGCGACGGGCAGGATGGCCAGCATCTGCTGGAAGACCTGCGCCAGCACGAGATCATCCCCCTCGACACGCTGTTCGTGATGATCAGCGGCGAGATGAACTACGAACGCGTCGTCAGCACCTGCGAGCTGGCACCCAACGACTACATCCTCAAGCCGCTCACCGCCGAGACGCTGCGCGTCCGCCTGCAGCGTGCGTTCGACAAGCGCGACGCCTTCCTGCCCGCCTGGCAGGCCATCGGCATCGGCGACACGCTGGGGGCGATCGCCCTGTGCCGCGAGGCGCACGACCGCCATCCGCCGTACCAGATCGACTTCATGCGGCTGCAGGCGGAACTGCACCAGTCCATCGGGCAGTTCGACCAGGCGGAAACCCTGTACCGGCAGATCCTCGAACTCAAGCCGATCCCATGGGCGGAACTCGGCCTCGCCCGCACGCTGATGCTGCGCAAGCGCCACGGCGAGGCGGAAGACATCCTCGCCCGCCTCGTGGCCGCGAACGAGCGCTTCATCGAAGCCTACGACCTGCTGACCCGGCTGCGCGAAGAAACCGGCCGTACCGCGGCGGCACGCGACATGCTGCGCTCCGCCACCGAACGTTCGCCGTACCGCCTGAAGCGGCTGCGGCACCTGGGCGAACTGTCGCTGACGGTGGGCGACCCCGCCGCCGCCGAGACGGCCTTCGCCGAAGTCGTGCGCAAGGGCAAGTATTCCGATTTCGCGGACCCCGAGGATCACGTCCGCCTGGTGCAGGCCCAGCTCGCCCAGATGAAGCTCGACCAGGCCGCGACCAGCATCTCCGACCTCGATCGCTACCTGGGCAGGCAGCCCAAGGGCGAGTTGTGCAAGGCCCTGTGCACCGCCATGCTCAATGCCCGCGCGGGTGACCTGCAGCGTGCGCGGGACGCGCTGCAGGCGGCGTCGCGGGCGAGCCGCCGCGGCGCCCAGTTGTCGGTGGGCCTGCGCCAGGAACTGGTGAAGGCATGCTTCGACCATCAGATGGGCGACGAGGGCAGCGAACTGGTGGTCGACATCCTGCGCACCGCGGCCGACGAGCGCTCCATCGAAAGCACGCGCGAACTGCTGAAGGCCCGCGGCCTGGAGTCGCTGTCGCGGCAGATCGAGGCCCGCGTGCAGGAAGAGGTGAAATCCCTCATCACCGTGGGCGCAGAGAAGGCGCGCGCGGGAGACTTCGACGGCGCCGTCGCCGAAATGATGAATGCCGCGCGCAAGATGCCCGGCAACCCGCAGGTACTGTTCAACGCCGCGCTCGCGCTGATGCGCCACATCGAACACCGCGGCTGGAACGACGCCCTTGCGGCGCAGGCGCGCGGGCTGATCGACCGTGCGCGCAAGCTCTCGCCCGCCAGCCCGAGGCTTGCGGCGCTGACCGAGTTCATGCACCAGCAGATCAAGCGCTACGGCATCCGCCCGGGGCGCGTCATGGCGCGCCCCCGCCCCTTCTGA
- a CDS encoding Hsp20/alpha crystallin family protein — MSNIIRRDPLDDFFRGFFVRPVDFGAGTGLSAEAPQMRVDVKETAESYEVHAELPGMKKEDIHVHIDGPVISISAERKQEKEVKEGERVLRTERYFGKVSRSFQLGQDVDEAKATARFADGVLALTLPKKAEAQAKRLTID, encoded by the coding sequence ATGAGCAACATCATCCGTCGTGACCCCCTCGATGATTTCTTCCGCGGCTTTTTCGTGCGGCCGGTCGATTTCGGTGCAGGCACCGGTCTTTCCGCCGAAGCGCCGCAGATGCGTGTGGACGTGAAGGAAACCGCCGAGAGCTACGAAGTCCATGCCGAACTGCCCGGGATGAAGAAGGAAGACATCCACGTCCACATCGACGGCCCGGTGATCTCGATCAGCGCCGAGCGCAAGCAGGAGAAGGAAGTGAAGGAAGGCGAGCGCGTGCTGCGCACCGAGCGCTACTTCGGCAAGGTGTCGCGCAGCTTCCAGCTCGGCCAGGACGTCGACGAGGCAAAAGCCACGGCGAGGTTCGCCGACGGCGTGCTGGCCCTGACGCTGCCCAAGAAGGCCGAAGCCCAGGCGAAGCGCCTGACGATCGACTGA
- a CDS encoding guanyl-specific ribonuclease, with the protein MIRTFLVRLLGLLFLLGGTAGCGPAASDAGAGPSARAGQSARHGLPPEALDTLAQIRRGGPFPYRKDGSVFQNRERLLPAMPRGYYREYTVPTPGSHDRGARRIVSGGDPPEVYYYTQDHYRSFRRIEPQP; encoded by the coding sequence ATGATCCGCACCTTCCTCGTCCGCCTGCTGGGGCTTCTCTTCCTGCTCGGCGGCACCGCCGGCTGCGGGCCCGCCGCATCCGATGCCGGCGCCGGGCCGTCCGCACGCGCCGGCCAGTCGGCGCGGCACGGCCTGCCGCCCGAGGCACTCGACACGCTCGCCCAGATCCGGCGCGGCGGCCCCTTCCCCTACCGCAAGGACGGCAGCGTGTTCCAGAACCGCGAGCGCCTGCTGCCCGCCATGCCGCGCGGCTACTACCGCGAATACACGGTGCCCACGCCCGGCTCGCACGACCGGGGAGCGCGCCGCATCGTCAGCGGCGGCGACCCGCCCGAGGTGTATTACTACACGCAGGATCACTACCGCAGCTTCCGCCGCATCGAGCCGCAGCCATGA
- a CDS encoding barstar family protein, producing MNTPHPAPAATPGAAVIAIELAGCRTKADLLARIASAMRFPDWFGHNWDALADCLTDLSWLPAPAYVLELRHFGDLRSAAPDAAGTLLEILAGAAAFWTDQGIGFDVVDMDGTRG from the coding sequence ATGAATACGCCCCACCCCGCCCCCGCGGCGACGCCCGGTGCCGCCGTCATCGCCATCGAGCTTGCCGGTTGCCGCACGAAGGCCGACCTGCTGGCCCGCATCGCCTCCGCCATGCGCTTTCCGGACTGGTTCGGACACAACTGGGATGCGCTGGCCGACTGCCTGACGGATCTCTCGTGGCTGCCGGCGCCGGCCTATGTGCTCGAACTGCGGCATTTCGGCGACCTGCGCAGCGCGGCCCCGGACGCCGCGGGCACGCTGCTGGAGATCCTCGCCGGCGCCGCGGCCTTCTGGACGGATCAGGGCATCGGTTTCGACGTCGTCGATATGGACGGCACGCGCGGGTAG